One Brassica napus cultivar Da-Ae unplaced genomic scaffold, Da-Ae ScsIHWf_2399;HRSCAF=3100, whole genome shotgun sequence DNA window includes the following coding sequences:
- the LOC125600829 gene encoding uncharacterized protein LOC125600829, translating to MGSVPPSTFCCQGYNAGNHISSTPLHDLHGPLHDSAAYWEGMLAQGWQSSNQQLLLDICTDDEYAYLPKNNLSMNKRAHVTSVDSSEGTQSSTDSSTAPSGVVPTHCTGGILGLAEDNLPPVNRPSMALTIVDPQPRKPTILEYLTKGKGKYLMQSMLARKGKDPASTIGAVVQTPTSRTPFWKRTPRMKARRMRDQTSGVECPWRVSAAKLPGCPRFQIKRLNEEHTCTVDERRDFTRHATSNLIGEMVRSKYDGVGSGPKPGSLREFMRTDHQVPITYW from the exons ATGGGAAGTGTGCCTCCTAGTACGTTCTGTTGTCAGGGTTATAATGCTGGAAATCACATATCCTCCACGCCGTTGCACGATTTGCACGGACCCTTACATGATAGTGCTGCTTATTGGGAGGGAATGCTTGCACAAGGATGGCAGTCATCAAACCAGCAGCTCCTGTTGGATATTTGCACTGACGATGAGTATGCATATTTGCCAAAGAACAACTTATCTATGAACAAACGAGCTCATGTAACCTCTGTGGATAGTAGTGAAGGAACACAATCTTCGACTGACTCTTCTACAGCTCCATCCGGTGTTGTTCCAACCCACTGTACTGGTGGTATCCTAGGACTTGCTGAAGACAATCTTCCGCCAGTCAATCGCCCCAGTATGGCACTAACCATAG TTGATCCGCAACCACGGAAGCCGACAATACTGGAATATCTTACGAAGGGGAAGGGAAAGTATCTGATGCAGTCCATGTTGGCCAGAAAAGGGAAAGACCCCGCATCGACCATAGGGGCTGTCGTCCAAACCCCAACTTCCCGGACCCCCTTCTGGAAGAGGACTCCACGGATGAAG GCTCGCAGGATGAGGGACCAGACTTCT GGTGTTGAGTGCCCCTGGAGGGTTTCTGCTGCAAAGTTGCCCGGATGTCCGAGGTTTCAAATTAAGAGGTTGAACGAGGAGCACACTTGTACTGTGGATGAGCGTAGGGATTTCACGAGACATGCAACATCAAATCTCATTGGAGAGATGGTGAGGAGCAAATATGATGGGGTGGGTTCAGGACCTAAACCGGGGTCTCTTAGGGAATTTATGCGCACGGACCATCAAGTCCCCATCACCTACTGGTAA